A genomic region of Pseudomonas sp. RSB 5.4 contains the following coding sequences:
- a CDS encoding ScpA family protein, with the protein MEVFLEAFEGPLDLLLYLIRKQNINILDIPVAEITRQYMGYVELMQSVRLELAAEYLVMAAMLAEIKSRMLLPRAETVEEEEDDPRAELIRRLQEYERFKAAAEGIDGLSRVGRDVVVPKLDAPEARARKLLPDVALQEILMSMAEVLRRGDMFESHQVSREALSTRERMSDVLERLKGGGFVPFVELFTAEEGRLGVVVTFMAILELVKESLVELVQNEPFAAIHVRARAE; encoded by the coding sequence CTGGAAGTCTTTCTCGAAGCCTTCGAAGGCCCGCTCGACCTGCTGCTGTACCTGATCCGCAAACAGAACATCAACATCCTCGACATTCCGGTGGCGGAAATCACTCGCCAGTACATGGGTTATGTCGAGCTGATGCAGTCGGTGCGCCTGGAGCTGGCCGCCGAATACCTGGTAATGGCCGCGATGCTGGCCGAGATCAAGTCGCGGATGCTCCTGCCGCGCGCCGAAACCGTCGAAGAAGAAGAGGACGACCCGCGCGCCGAGCTGATCCGGCGCTTGCAGGAATACGAGCGCTTCAAGGCTGCCGCCGAAGGTATCGACGGCCTGAGCCGGGTCGGTCGCGACGTGGTGGTGCCCAAGCTTGACGCCCCGGAAGCCCGGGCACGCAAGCTGTTGCCGGATGTCGCGCTGCAAGAGATCTTGATGTCGATGGCCGAGGTGCTGCGCCGGGGCGACATGTTCGAGAGCCACCAGGTCAGCCGCGAGGCGCTGTCGACCCGCGAGCGCATGAGCGATGTGCTGGAACGGCTCAAGGGCGGTGGTTTTGTGCCGTTCGTCGAACTGTTCACTGCCGAGGAAGGTCGCCTCGGTGTGGTGGTGACCTTTATGGCGATCCTTGAACTGGTCAAGGAATCCTTGGTCGAGCTGGTGCAGAATGAGCCGTTCGCCGCGATCCACGTGCGAGCCCGAGCCGAATAA
- the scpB gene encoding SMC-Scp complex subunit ScpB — MNLTEPRELAPLLEAFLLASGKPQSLERLFELFDEGERPEPPVFKKALSLLAKSCEGRAFELKEVASGYRLQIREKFSPWVGRLWEERPQRYSRALLETMALIAYRQPITRGEIEDVRGVAVNSNIVKTLIEREWIRIVGYRDVPGKPAMFATTKAFLDHFNLKNLEDLPPLAELREMETDPVLEFDDAPVPQSLQELADASAEPEEQKEETSFHTLLLELDSMEEGIKTDFDDLLRDAADGEAQPPEPETETAEPAIEVELETEPEAEPEEDILGVAEAREKLLAAVAALEQPAPEPELSEEEAEARALAEAIEAERREFED; from the coding sequence ATGAACCTGACTGAACCCCGCGAGCTGGCGCCCCTGCTTGAAGCCTTTCTGTTGGCCTCGGGAAAGCCGCAATCGCTTGAACGCCTTTTCGAACTGTTCGATGAAGGCGAGCGCCCTGAACCGCCGGTCTTCAAGAAAGCCCTGAGCCTGCTGGCCAAGTCCTGCGAAGGCCGCGCGTTCGAGCTCAAGGAAGTCGCCTCCGGCTACCGCTTGCAGATCCGCGAGAAGTTTTCACCGTGGGTCGGCCGTCTGTGGGAAGAGCGCCCGCAGCGCTACTCCCGTGCGCTGCTGGAAACCATGGCGCTGATCGCCTATCGTCAGCCGATCACTCGCGGCGAGATCGAAGACGTGCGGGGCGTGGCGGTCAACAGCAACATCGTCAAGACGCTGATCGAGCGCGAGTGGATCCGCATCGTCGGGTACCGTGACGTGCCGGGCAAACCGGCGATGTTCGCCACCACCAAGGCGTTTCTCGATCACTTCAACCTGAAAAACCTCGAAGACCTGCCGCCGCTCGCCGAACTGCGCGAGATGGAAACCGATCCGGTGCTCGAGTTCGACGACGCACCGGTGCCGCAGAGCCTGCAGGAACTGGCCGATGCCAGCGCCGAGCCGGAAGAACAGAAGGAAGAAACCAGTTTCCACACGCTGTTGCTGGAACTGGACAGCATGGAGGAGGGGATCAAAACCGACTTCGACGATCTGTTGCGGGATGCCGCGGATGGCGAAGCGCAGCCGCCTGAGCCTGAAACCGAGACCGCCGAGCCGGCGATTGAAGTTGAACTTGAGACCGAGCCTGAAGCCGAACCGGAAGAGGACATTCTTGGCGTTGCCGAAGCCCGGGAAAAGCTCCTGGCCGCCGTCGCCGCCCTCGAACAACCGGCGCCAGAGCCTGAACTGAGCGAAGAAGAAGCCGAGGCCCGCGCGCTGGCGGAAGCCATCGAGGCCGAACGCCGCGAGTTCGAGGACTGA
- a CDS encoding DUF1289 domain-containing protein, producing MSSTKDPCISLCKFTDDICLGCGRSKREIRAWKKLDKDDKRTVLAEAALRLIKLGGAGRRKKK from the coding sequence ATGAGTTCCACCAAAGACCCCTGCATCAGTCTCTGCAAATTCACCGACGACATCTGCCTCGGCTGTGGCCGCAGCAAGCGCGAAATCCGCGCCTGGAAGAAACTCGACAAGGACGACAAGCGCACGGTGCTGGCCGAAGCCGCGCTGCGCCTGATCAAACTTGGTGGCGCCGGTCGGCGGAAAAAGAAATAA
- the rluB gene encoding 23S rRNA pseudouridine(2605) synthase RluB, with protein MSDINQKDDQEIGPAGEKLQKVLARIGVGSRRDVEAWISQGRIKVNGKDATLGLRVDMHDAITIDGKVIKREEAAESVRRVIMYNKPDGEICTRDDPEGRPTVFDKLPRPKEGRWINIGRLDINTTGLLMFTTDGELANRLMHPSYEMDREYAVRVRGEVDDEMIERLKAGVVLEDGPARFTDIQQAPGGEGFNHWYHCVVMEGRNREVRRLWESQGLVVSRLKRVRFGPVFLNSDLPMGRWREMSQYEVDVLSAEVGLTPVAMPQLNAKSKDKLERMQRKSSRPMAKTERVRTLRPAAGAPTGPRPSREPQIEGERPGRKPVARDGERAPRPANGRTERGEGRAPAGRGTPVADRPADTTNKRPAKPAPKRPGIKLVDGDKPSGKRRGAPAGSGQRPGFGRKKPE; from the coding sequence ATGAGTGACATCAATCAGAAAGACGACCAGGAAATCGGCCCAGCAGGCGAAAAGTTGCAGAAAGTCCTCGCCCGTATCGGCGTCGGCTCGCGCCGTGACGTCGAAGCCTGGATCAGCCAGGGCCGGATCAAGGTCAATGGCAAAGACGCCACCCTCGGCCTGCGTGTCGATATGCACGACGCGATCACCATCGATGGCAAGGTGATCAAGCGCGAAGAGGCTGCCGAGTCGGTACGCCGCGTGATCATGTACAACAAGCCCGATGGCGAAATCTGCACCCGTGACGACCCGGAAGGCCGTCCGACCGTGTTCGACAAGCTGCCGCGTCCGAAAGAAGGTCGCTGGATCAACATCGGTCGTCTCGACATCAACACCACCGGTCTGCTGATGTTCACCACCGATGGTGAGCTGGCCAACCGTCTGATGCACCCGTCCTACGAGATGGACCGTGAGTACGCCGTGCGCGTACGCGGTGAAGTCGACGACGAAATGATCGAGCGCCTGAAGGCGGGCGTGGTGCTGGAAGACGGTCCGGCGCGTTTCACCGATATTCAACAGGCACCGGGCGGCGAAGGCTTCAACCACTGGTATCACTGCGTGGTGATGGAAGGTCGTAACCGTGAGGTTCGTCGTCTGTGGGAATCCCAGGGCCTGGTGGTCAGCCGTTTGAAGCGCGTGCGTTTCGGTCCGGTGTTCCTCAACTCCGACCTGCCGATGGGCCGCTGGCGCGAAATGAGCCAGTACGAAGTCGACGTGCTCAGCGCCGAAGTCGGTTTGACCCCGGTGGCGATGCCGCAACTCAACGCCAAGAGCAAGGACAAGCTGGAGCGTATGCAGCGCAAATCGTCGCGGCCGATGGCCAAGACCGAGCGCGTGCGTACCCTGCGTCCAGCCGCTGGCGCGCCGACCGGTCCCCGTCCTAGCCGTGAGCCGCAGATCGAAGGTGAGCGTCCGGGGCGCAAGCCAGTGGCCCGTGATGGCGAGCGCGCACCGCGTCCGGCCAACGGTCGCACTGAGCGTGGCGAAGGTCGTGCGCCGGCCGGTCGCGGTACGCCGGTGGCGGATCGTCCTGCCGACACCACCAACAAGCGTCCGGCCAAGCCTGCGCCGAAGCGTCCGGGGATCAAGCTGGTCGACGGCGACAAGCCGTCGGGCAAGCGTCGTGGTGCTCCGGCCGGTTCCGGTCAGCGTCCGGGTTTCGGTCGCAAGAAGCCGGAATAA
- a CDS encoding amino acid permease: MSGQPSQSGELKRGLKNRHIQLIALGGAIGTGLFLGSAGVLKSAGPSMILGYAICGFIAFMIMRQLGEMIVEEPVAGSFSHFAHKYWGGFAGFLSGWNCWILYILVGMSELTAVGKYIHYWAPDIPTWVTAAAFFVLINAINLANVKVFGEAEFWFAIIKVVAIVGMIALGSYLLVSGHGGPQASVSNLWSHGGFFPNGVSGLVMAMAIIMFSFGGLEMLGFTAAEADKPKTVIPKAINQVIYRILIFYIGALVILLSLTPWDSLLATLNASGDSYSGSPFVQVFSMLGSNTAAHILNFVVLTAALSVYNSGTYCNSRMLLGMAEQGDAPKGLAKIDKRGVPVRSILASAAVTLVAVLLNYLIPQQALELLMSLVVATLVINWAMISFSHFKFRQHMNKTQQTPLFKALWYPYGNYVCLAFVVFILGVMLLIPGIQISVYAIPVWVVFMWVCYVIKNKRGAQQALHAASASK; encoded by the coding sequence ATGAGTGGACAACCCTCGCAATCAGGCGAGCTGAAACGCGGCCTGAAAAATCGCCACATTCAACTGATCGCCCTCGGTGGCGCGATCGGTACCGGATTGTTCCTCGGCTCGGCCGGGGTCCTGAAATCCGCCGGCCCGTCGATGATCCTCGGCTACGCCATCTGCGGCTTCATCGCCTTCATGATCATGCGCCAGCTCGGCGAGATGATCGTCGAAGAGCCGGTGGCCGGTTCCTTCAGTCATTTTGCGCACAAGTACTGGGGCGGCTTCGCCGGTTTCCTGTCGGGCTGGAACTGCTGGATTCTGTACATTCTGGTGGGCATGTCGGAGCTGACGGCGGTCGGCAAGTACATCCACTACTGGGCGCCGGACATCCCGACCTGGGTCACCGCCGCTGCATTCTTCGTGCTGATCAATGCGATCAACCTGGCCAACGTCAAGGTCTTCGGTGAAGCCGAATTCTGGTTCGCGATCATCAAGGTCGTGGCGATCGTCGGCATGATCGCGCTGGGCAGCTACCTGCTGGTCAGTGGCCATGGCGGCCCGCAGGCCTCGGTCAGCAACCTGTGGTCGCACGGCGGGTTCTTCCCCAACGGCGTCAGCGGTCTGGTGATGGCGATGGCGATCATCATGTTCTCCTTCGGCGGTCTGGAAATGCTCGGTTTCACCGCCGCTGAAGCGGACAAGCCGAAAACCGTGATCCCGAAAGCGATCAATCAGGTGATCTACCGCATCCTGATTTTCTACATCGGTGCACTGGTGATCCTGCTGTCGCTGACTCCATGGGACAGCCTGCTGGCGACCCTCAATGCGTCTGGCGACTCCTACAGCGGCAGCCCGTTCGTGCAGGTGTTCTCGATGCTCGGCAGCAATACCGCCGCGCACATCCTCAACTTCGTGGTGCTGACCGCGGCACTGTCGGTGTACAACAGCGGCACCTACTGCAACAGCCGCATGCTGCTGGGCATGGCCGAGCAGGGCGATGCGCCGAAAGGCCTGGCGAAGATCGACAAGCGCGGCGTGCCGGTGCGTTCGATCCTGGCTTCGGCGGCGGTCACTCTGGTGGCGGTGTTGCTCAACTACCTGATCCCGCAACAGGCGCTGGAACTGCTGATGTCGCTGGTGGTTGCAACCCTGGTGATCAACTGGGCGATGATCAGTTTCTCGCACTTCAAGTTCCGCCAGCACATGAACAAGACGCAGCAGACGCCACTGTTCAAGGCGCTGTGGTATCCGTACGGCAACTACGTTTGCCTGGCGTTCGTGGTGTTCATCCTCGGTGTGATGCTGCTGATCCCGGGCATCCAGATCTCGGTGTACGCGATTCCGGTGTGGGTCGTGTTCATGTGGGTCTGCTACGTGATCAAGAACAAGCGTGGAGCGCAGCAGGCGCTGCACGCGGCCAGCGCTTCGAAGTAA
- the arfB gene encoding alternative ribosome rescue aminoacyl-tRNA hydrolase ArfB has translation MLVISNNVHLPDAEIELTAIRAQGAGGQNVNKVSSAVHLRFDIPASSLPEFYKERLLALRDSRITSDGVLIIKAQQYRTQEANRADALERLTELILSATKVEKKRRPTKPTLGSKKRRLESKTKRGSIKAGRGKVDF, from the coding sequence ATGCTGGTGATTTCCAACAACGTGCATCTGCCGGATGCCGAGATCGAACTGACGGCCATCCGCGCGCAAGGCGCCGGTGGGCAGAACGTCAACAAGGTCTCCAGTGCCGTGCACCTGCGTTTCGACATTCCGGCCTCGTCCTTGCCCGAGTTCTACAAGGAGCGGCTGTTGGCGCTGCGTGACAGTCGCATCACCAGTGATGGCGTGCTGATCATCAAGGCTCAGCAATACCGCACGCAGGAAGCCAACCGTGCCGATGCGCTGGAGCGTCTGACCGAGCTGATCCTCAGCGCCACCAAGGTCGAAAAGAAGCGCCGCCCGACCAAGCCGACCCTTGGCTCGAAGAAGCGCCGGCTCGAATCCAAGACCAAGCGTGGCAGCATCAAGGCCGGCCGTGGCAAGGTGGATTTTTGA
- a CDS encoding MFS transporter, whose product MSEPQRPLAVTLQVVSIVLFTFIGYLNIGIPLAVLPGYVHSDLGFGAVIAGLVISVQYLATLLSRPYAGKIIDNQGSKRAVMYGLAGCGLSGVFMLISAWTPNLPMLSLISLLIGRLVLGSAESLVGSGSIGWGIGRVGAANTAKVISWNGIASYGALAVGAPFGVWLVGQLGLWSMGVSIILLAALGLLLAWPKTAAPIVAGERLPFMHVLGRVFPHGCGLALGSIGFGTIATFITLYYATRHWDNAVLCLSLFGASFIGARLLFGNLINRLGGFRVAIACLSVETLGLLLLWLAPDAHWALAGAALSGFGFSLVFPALGVEAVNLVPASSRGAAVGAYSLFIDLSLGITGPLAGAIAAGFGFASIFLFAAIASLSGLILSVYLYRITAKHHFH is encoded by the coding sequence ATGTCAGAACCCCAGCGTCCCCTGGCGGTCACGCTGCAAGTCGTTTCCATCGTCCTCTTCACCTTCATCGGCTACCTGAACATCGGCATTCCGCTCGCGGTGTTGCCGGGCTATGTCCACAGCGACCTGGGCTTCGGCGCGGTGATCGCGGGGCTGGTGATCAGCGTGCAATACCTCGCCACCCTGCTCAGCCGTCCGTACGCCGGCAAGATCATCGACAACCAGGGCAGCAAACGTGCGGTGATGTATGGCCTCGCTGGCTGCGGCTTGAGCGGTGTGTTCATGCTGATTTCGGCGTGGACACCGAACCTGCCGATGCTCAGTCTGATCAGCCTGTTGATCGGCCGACTGGTGTTAGGCAGCGCGGAAAGTCTGGTCGGCTCCGGTTCGATCGGCTGGGGCATCGGTCGCGTCGGTGCGGCGAACACCGCCAAAGTGATCTCGTGGAATGGCATCGCCAGTTACGGCGCGCTGGCGGTGGGTGCGCCGTTCGGCGTGTGGCTGGTCGGCCAGTTGGGGCTGTGGAGCATGGGCGTCAGCATCATCCTGCTGGCGGCACTGGGCCTGCTGCTGGCGTGGCCGAAAACCGCTGCGCCGATTGTCGCCGGTGAGCGTCTGCCGTTCATGCATGTGCTCGGTCGCGTGTTCCCGCACGGCTGCGGTCTGGCGCTGGGCTCGATCGGATTCGGCACCATCGCCACCTTCATCACCCTGTATTACGCCACCCGGCACTGGGACAACGCGGTGTTGTGCCTGAGCCTGTTCGGCGCCAGCTTCATCGGCGCGCGACTGTTGTTCGGCAACCTGATCAACCGTCTCGGCGGCTTCCGCGTAGCGATTGCCTGCCTGTCGGTGGAAACCCTCGGCCTGTTGCTGCTGTGGCTGGCGCCGGATGCACATTGGGCGCTGGCCGGGGCGGCGTTGAGCGGCTTCGGTTTCTCGCTGGTGTTCCCGGCGCTGGGCGTGGAAGCGGTAAATCTGGTGCCAGCGTCCAGCCGTGGTGCGGCGGTCGGCGCGTATTCGTTGTTCATCGATTTGTCGCTGGGGATCACCGGACCATTGGCCGGGGCGATTGCGGCGGGTTTCGGTTTTGCTTCGATCTTTCTGTTTGCCGCTATCGCCTCACTGAGCGGCTTGATCCTGAGTGTGTATTTGTACCGCATCACAGCAAAACACCACTTTCATTAA
- a CDS encoding amino acid aminotransferase gives MHFDAIGRVPGDPILGLMDAYAQDTNPRKFDLGVGVYKDAQGLTPIPEAVKIAEARLVESQDTKTYIGGHGNPLFGKVINELVLGADSKLIAEQRAGATQTPGGTGALRLAADFIAQCLPGKGVWLSNPTWPIHETIFAAAGVKVSHYPYVGSDNRLDVDAMLAVLNEVPHGDVVLLHACCHNPTGFDLNHDDWQRVLDVVRRRDLLPLIDFAYQGFGDGLEQDAWSTRLFAAEVPELLITSSCSKNFGLYRDRTGALIVCAKTADKLIDIRSQLANIARNLWSTPPDHGAAVVATILADPELKSRWADEVEAMRLRIAQLRSGLVEALEPHGLRERFAHIGVQRGMFSYTGLSPEQVKQLREHHSVYMVSSGRANVAGIDATRLALLAQAIADVSK, from the coding sequence ATGCACTTCGACGCCATCGGCCGGGTACCCGGCGACCCGATCCTCGGTTTGATGGATGCCTATGCGCAGGACACTAACCCGCGCAAGTTCGACTTGGGCGTTGGCGTCTACAAGGATGCCCAGGGCCTGACGCCGATCCCCGAGGCGGTGAAAATCGCCGAGGCGCGACTGGTCGAAAGCCAGGACACCAAGACCTACATCGGTGGTCACGGCAATCCGCTGTTCGGCAAGGTCATCAATGAGCTGGTGCTTGGCGCCGACTCGAAGCTGATCGCCGAACAGCGCGCCGGCGCCACTCAGACCCCGGGCGGCACCGGCGCGCTGCGTCTGGCGGCCGACTTCATCGCCCAGTGCCTGCCGGGCAAGGGCGTATGGCTGAGCAACCCGACCTGGCCGATCCACGAAACCATTTTCGCTGCGGCCGGGGTCAAGGTCAGTCACTACCCGTACGTGGGCAGCGACAACCGCCTCGACGTCGATGCGATGCTCGCCGTGCTCAACGAAGTGCCGCACGGCGACGTGGTGCTGCTGCATGCGTGCTGCCACAACCCGACCGGTTTCGACCTGAATCATGACGACTGGCAGCGCGTGCTCGACGTGGTGCGCCGCCGTGACCTGCTGCCGCTGATCGACTTTGCCTACCAGGGTTTTGGCGATGGTCTGGAGCAGGACGCGTGGTCGACCCGGTTGTTCGCCGCCGAGGTTCCCGAGCTGCTGATCACCAGTTCCTGCTCGAAGAACTTCGGCCTGTACCGCGACCGTACCGGTGCATTGATTGTCTGTGCAAAAACCGCCGACAAGCTGATCGACATCCGCAGCCAACTGGCCAACATCGCCCGCAACCTGTGGTCGACCCCACCGGATCACGGTGCGGCAGTGGTCGCGACCATCCTCGCCGACCCGGAGCTGAAAAGCCGCTGGGCCGATGAAGTGGAAGCCATGCGCTTGCGCATCGCCCAATTGCGCAGCGGCCTGGTCGAAGCACTGGAACCGCACGGCCTGCGAGAGCGCTTTGCGCACATTGGCGTCCAGCGCGGAATGTTCTCCTACACCGGCCTGTCGCCGGAGCAGGTGAAACAACTGCGTGAGCATCACAGCGTGTACATGGTCAGCTCGGGCCGGGCCAACGTCGCCGGAATCGATGCCACGCGCCTGGCGCTGCTGGCACAAGCCATCGCCGACGTCAGCAAGTAG
- a CDS encoding 4a-hydroxytetrahydrobiopterin dehydratase — MSTLNQAHCEACRADAPQVSDEELPILIKQIPDWNIEVRDSIMQLEKVFLFKNFKHALAFTNAVGEISEAEGHHPGLLTEWGKVTVTWWSHSIKGLHRNDFIMAARTDEVAKTAEGRK; from the coding sequence ATGTCCACTTTGAACCAAGCCCACTGCGAAGCGTGCCGTGCCGATGCGCCACAAGTCAGCGACGAAGAACTGCCGATCCTGATCAAGCAGATCCCGGACTGGAACATCGAAGTTCGCGACAGCATCATGCAGCTGGAGAAGGTCTTCCTGTTCAAGAACTTCAAGCATGCGCTGGCGTTCACCAACGCCGTCGGCGAAATCTCCGAAGCCGAAGGTCACCACCCGGGCCTGCTGACCGAGTGGGGCAAAGTCACCGTGACCTGGTGGAGCCACTCGATCAAGGGGCTGCACCGCAACGACTTCATCATGGCCGCGCGCACTGACGAAGTGGCCAAGACCGCAGAAGGACGCAAGTAA
- the phhA gene encoding phenylalanine 4-monooxygenase, whose translation MKQTQYVAREPDAQGFIDYPAEEHAVWNTLITRQLKVIEGRACQEYLDGIEKLGLPHDRIPQLGEINKVLGETTGWQVARVPALIPFQTFFELLASKQFPVATFIRTREELDYLQEPDIFHEIFGHCPLLTNPWFAEFTHTYGKLGLQATKEERVYLARLYWMTIEFGLVDTPQGKRIYGGGILSSPKETVYSLSDEPEHQAFDPLEAMRTPYRIDILQPLYFVLPNLKRLFDVAHEDIMAMVKQAMQQGLHAPKFPPKPKAA comes from the coding sequence ATGAAGCAGACGCAGTACGTGGCCCGCGAGCCCGATGCGCAAGGTTTTATCGACTACCCCGCCGAAGAACACGCGGTGTGGAACACGCTGATCACTCGCCAGCTGAAAGTGATCGAGGGTCGGGCCTGCCAGGAGTACCTGGACGGTATCGAAAAACTCGGTCTGCCCCACGACCGCATTCCGCAGCTGGGCGAGATCAACAAGGTGCTCGGTGAGACCACCGGTTGGCAGGTTGCCCGCGTCCCGGCACTGATCCCCTTCCAGACGTTCTTCGAATTGCTCGCCAGCAAACAGTTTCCGGTGGCCACGTTCATTCGTACCCGCGAAGAACTGGACTACCTGCAAGAGCCGGACATTTTTCACGAGATCTTCGGCCACTGCCCGCTGCTGACCAACCCATGGTTCGCCGAATTCACCCACACCTACGGCAAGCTCGGCCTGCAGGCCACCAAGGAAGAGCGCGTATATCTGGCGCGTCTGTACTGGATGACCATCGAGTTCGGCCTGGTCGACACCCCGCAAGGCAAACGCATCTACGGCGGCGGCATCCTGTCCTCGCCAAAAGAAACCGTTTACTCGCTGTCGGACGAACCCGAACATCAAGCCTTCGATCCGCTGGAAGCGATGCGCACGCCGTATCGCATCGATATTTTGCAGCCGCTGTACTTTGTCTTGCCGAACCTCAAGCGCCTGTTCGACGTCGCCCATGAAGACATCATGGCCATGGTCAAGCAAGCCATGCAGCAGGGGTTGCATGCTCCGAAGTTTCCGCCAAAACCGAAAGCCGCGTGA
- a CDS encoding sigma-54-dependent phenylalanine hydroxylase transcriptional regulator PhhR, which yields MRIKVHCQNRIGILRDILNLLVEYGINVARGEVGGEHGNAIYLHCPNLINIQFQALRPKFEAIAGVFGVKRVGLMPSERRHMELNALLGALEFPVLSIDMGGSIVAANRAAAQLLGVRVDEVPGIPLSRYAEDFDLPELVRANKSRINGMRVKVKGDIFLADIAPLQSEHDDSEAMAGAVLTLHRADRVGERIYNVRKQELRGFDSIFQSSKVMAAVVREARRMAPLDAPLLIEGETGTGKELLARACHLASPRGQSPLMALNCAGLPESMAETELFGYGPGAFEGARAEGKLGLLELTAGGTLFLDGVGEMSPRLQVKLLRFLQDGCFRRVGSDEEVYLDVRVICATQVDLSELCARGEFRQDLYHRLNVLSLHIPPLRECLDGLTPLVEHFLDQASRQIGCSLPKLAPAAMDRLSHYHWPGNVRQLENVLFQAVSLCEGGTVKVEHIRLPDYGVRQPLGDFSLEGGLDEIVGRFEKAVLERLYSEHPSSRQLGKRLGVSHTTIANKLREYEVGKDPES from the coding sequence ATGCGTATCAAAGTTCACTGCCAGAACCGCATCGGCATCCTGCGCGACATCCTCAACCTGCTGGTGGAGTACGGGATCAACGTTGCACGCGGCGAGGTCGGCGGCGAGCACGGCAACGCGATCTATCTGCACTGCCCGAACCTGATCAACATCCAGTTCCAGGCGCTGCGGCCGAAGTTCGAGGCGATTGCCGGGGTGTTTGGGGTCAAGCGCGTCGGGCTGATGCCCAGCGAGCGTCGGCACATGGAGTTGAACGCGTTGCTCGGCGCGCTGGAATTCCCGGTGCTATCGATCGACATGGGCGGCTCGATCGTCGCCGCCAACCGCGCGGCGGCGCAGTTGCTCGGGGTGCGAGTGGACGAGGTGCCGGGGATTCCGCTGTCGCGCTATGCCGAGGATTTCGATTTGCCGGAACTGGTGCGCGCCAACAAGTCGCGAATCAACGGCATGCGGGTCAAGGTCAAGGGCGACATCTTCCTCGCCGACATCGCGCCGCTGCAATCGGAGCATGACGACAGTGAAGCCATGGCCGGTGCGGTGCTGACCTTGCACCGCGCCGACCGCGTTGGTGAGCGTATCTATAACGTGCGCAAGCAGGAACTGCGCGGCTTCGACAGTATCTTCCAGAGCTCGAAAGTGATGGCCGCTGTCGTGCGTGAGGCGCGGCGCATGGCGCCGCTGGATGCGCCGCTATTGATAGAAGGCGAAACCGGCACCGGTAAAGAGTTGCTGGCCCGCGCCTGTCACCTCGCCAGCCCGCGCGGACAGTCGCCGCTGATGGCGCTCAATTGCGCCGGGCTGCCGGAGTCGATGGCCGAGACCGAGCTGTTCGGCTATGGCCCCGGCGCGTTCGAAGGTGCGCGCGCCGAAGGCAAGCTCGGCCTGTTGGAGCTGACGGCGGGCGGTACGCTGTTCCTCGATGGCGTCGGGGAGATGAGCCCGCGCTTGCAGGTGAAGCTGCTGCGCTTTCTGCAGGACGGCTGCTTCCGCCGGGTCGGCAGTGATGAAGAGGTGTATCTGGACGTGCGAGTGATCTGCGCGACCCAGGTCGACTTGTCCGAATTGTGCGCGCGCGGCGAGTTTCGTCAGGATCTGTATCACCGCTTGAACGTGCTTTCGCTGCACATCCCGCCGCTGCGCGAATGCCTCGACGGTCTGACCCCGTTGGTCGAGCACTTCCTCGATCAGGCCAGTCGGCAGATCGGCTGTTCGCTGCCGAAACTGGCGCCGGCGGCGATGGATCGGCTCAGTCATTACCACTGGCCGGGCAACGTGCGGCAGCTGGAAAACGTGCTGTTTCAGGCGGTTTCGCTGTGCGAGGGTGGCACGGTCAAGGTCGAACACATTCGCCTGCCGGATTACGGCGTGCGTCAGCCGCTTGGCGATTTCTCGCTGGAGGGTGGGCTGGACGAGATCGTCGGACGCTTCGAGAAAGCGGTGCTGGAACGCCTGTATTCCGAACACCCGAGCAGTCGGCAACTGGGCAAGCGGTTGGGGGTTTCGCATACAACCATTGCTAATAAGCTGCGCGAGTATGAGGTCGGTAAAGACCCCGAGAGTTGA